The following nucleotide sequence is from bacterium.
GGAGCTGGAACGGCGTCGCCATCCTGTCGCGGACGCCGCTCGACGCCGTGCAGCGCGGCTTCGACGACGGCGTCGAGGACGCCCAGGCCCGCCTGATCGCCGCGACGACGGGCGGCGTGCGCGTCGTCAGCGCCTACGTTCCGAACGGCGAGACGATCGGCTCCGACAAGTACGCCTTCAAGCTCGCCTGGATGACGCGCTTGGGCGCCTGGCTGCGCCGGATCGTGCCGGAGACGCCGCGGCTGGCGCTGTGCGGCGACTTCAACGTCGCACCCGCGGAGCTCGACGTCCACGACCCCGCACGCTGGATCGACACGGTCCTCTTCACCCCCGAGGTGCGCGAGGCGCTCGAGACGCTGCGGCAGGACGCCGGCCTCGTCGACGTCGTGCGCCGTCTCAACCCGGGCCAACCGTGCCTCTCCTGGTGGGACTACCGCATGCTCGCGTTCCCCAAGGGCCGCGGGCTTCGCATCGACCACATCTTCCTCACGCCGGCGCTCGACGCGTTGGCGTCGGCAGCCGGCGTGGACCGCAACGCGCGCAAGGGCGCGCAGCCGAGCGATCACGCGCCGGTATGGGTGGAGCTGCGCCGGGCATGAGCGCGAGGCCGGCACGGCCGCGGCGCCGGCGCGCCACCTACCATCACGGCGACCTCAAGCGCGCGCTGCTCGACGCCACGCGGGCACTCCTCGCCGAGCGCGGGCCCGAGCAGATCGGCCTGCGCGAGGTGGCACGCGCGGTCGGCGTCGACCACGCCGCCGTGTA
It contains:
- the xth gene encoding exodeoxyribonuclease III, translated to MRLVTWNVNGIRARLERVRAWIGEHGPDVLCLQETKIADDAFPHDAFTELGYYVAIHGQRSWNGVAILSRTPLDAVQRGFDDGVEDAQARLIAATTGGVRVVSAYVPNGETIGSDKYAFKLAWMTRLGAWLRRIVPETPRLALCGDFNVAPAELDVHDPARWIDTVLFTPEVREALETLRQDAGLVDVVRRLNPGQPCLSWWDYRMLAFPKGRGLRIDHIFLTPALDALASAAGVDRNARKGAQPSDHAPVWVELRRA